The following coding sequences are from one Panicum hallii strain FIL2 chromosome 5, PHallii_v3.1, whole genome shotgun sequence window:
- the LOC112893144 gene encoding probable inactive purple acid phosphatase 16, with protein MRWWRGLAAAGAMLAALAAAAGLRPTAKERGGYPSAADAYSRPPLRFGSGGLFKVALFADLHYGENAWTDWGPAQDAGSDRVMAAVLDAEKPDFVVYLGDLVTANNLPIPNASLYWDRAVSAARGRGVPWAAVFGNHDDMPFEWPPEWFSPDGVPPLRCPPTSMSASGVDQGCSFRGTPRIDLITTEISKNRLSYSSNGPKDLWPGVSNYVLQVLSRSHGDPALLMYFLDSGGGSYTEVLSSAQVKWFQSQSQFLNPNGRIPELIFWHIPSTAYVKVAPKANSEIKKPCVGSINKENVAPQAAEWGMMVALAKRPSVKAVFVGHNHGLDWCCPYEKMWLCFSRHTGYGGYGNWPKGARIIQITESPFSTVSWIRMENGTKHSDVTLSS; from the exons ATGCGGTGGTGGCgcggcctcgccgccgcgggcgcCATGCttgccgccctcgccgccgccgcggggctaCGGCCGACGGCCAAGGAGCGCGGCGGGTACCCGTCGGCCGCCGACGCCTATAGCCGGCCGCCGCTGCGGTTCGGGTCGGGAGGGTTGTTCAAGGTGGCGCTCTTCGCGGACCTGCATTACGGCGAGAACGCGTGGACGGACTGGGGCCCCGCGCAGGACGCCGGATCCGACCGCGTCATGGCCGCCGTCCTCGACGCCGAGAAGCCCG ACTTCGTGGTGTACCTCGGCGATCTCGTGACGGCGAACAATCTCCCGATCCCCAACGCGAGCCTGTACTGGGACAGGGCGGTTTCTGCGGCCAGAGGCAGGGGGGTCCCGTGGGCGGCCGTGTTCGGGAACCACGACGACATGCCCTTCGAGTGGCCGCCCGAGTGGTTCTCCCCTGACGGCGTCCCACCGCTGCGCTGCCCACCGACGAGCATGTCGGCTTCAG GTGTGGATCAAGGATGCAGCTTTCGAGGGACTCCGCGGATTGACCTGATCACAACAGAGATCAGCAAGAACAGGCTGTCCTACTCATCGAACGGCCCCAAGGACCTGTGGCCCGGCGTCTCCAACTACGTCTTGCAAGTGCTCTCACGCTCCCACGGCGATCCGGCTCTGCTCATGTATTTCCTCGATTCCGGCGGAGGATCATACACGGAGGTCTTATCTAGTGCTCAGGTCAAGTGGTTTCAGAGCCAGTCTCAGTTCCTGAATCCAAATGGAAG GATCCCTGAGCTGATCTTTTGGCATATACCAAGCACAGCATATGTAAAGGTAGCTCCAAAGGCCAATTCTGAAATAAAGAAACCCTGTGTTGGCTCTATCAACAAGGAGAATGTAGCGCCACAAGCAGCTGAATGGGGTATGATGGTTGCTCTTGCCAAGAGGCCGTCAGTTAAG GCAGTCTTTGTTGGGCACAACCACGGGCTGGACTGGTGCTGCCCGTACGAGAAGATGTGGCTATGTTTTTCACGGCACACCGGTTATGGAGGTTACGGTAACTGGCCCAAGGGAGCAAGGATCATTCAGATAACTGAGAGCCCATTCTCGACTGTGTCCTGGATACGGATGGAGAACGGGACGAAGCACAGTGATGTTACACTAAGCTCCTGA
- the LOC112893146 gene encoding lichenase-2-like, translated as MAAAAASASPPFFSGFDMALVLGVLAAILARAASVGVCYGTSGDNLPPASTAVGMLRENGFTVVRLYWPDPAALAALAGTGIKVVVGAPNDVLPALATSESAAAAWVRQNIQAHPLVTFRYVVVGNEVPAGETAHLVPAMENVHAALAAAGLGHVKVTTAISQGTIAVHLPPSAGEFTEEARSFMGYVVSFLERTRAPLLANLYPYFVYTLGLGHMDMGFALFTSPGPVVQDGEYGYQNLLDATVDALYTAVARLGGSRVRVVVSETGWPTAGGAAASVENAMTYNQNLVRHVRKGTPRRPRRVEAYVFAMFNENLKEAGVEQNWGLFYPNMERVYPITFGA; from the exons atggcagcagcagcagcttctGCTTCTCCCCCGTTCTTCTCCGGCTTCGACATGGCGCTGGTCCTCGGAGTCTTGGCTGCTATCCTTGCAA GGGCGGCGTCCGTTGGCGTATGCTACGGCACGAGCGGTGACAACCTGCCGCCGGCGAGCACCGCGGTGGGCATGCTCCGTGAGAACGGCTTCACCGTGGTGCGCCTCTACTGGCCGGACCCCGCGGCGCTCGCGGCGCTCGCCGGCACCGGCATCAAGGTCGTCGTCGGCGCGCCGAACGACGTCCTGCCCGCGCTGGCCACCAGCGagtccgccgccgcggcctggGTCCGCCAGAACATCCAGGCCCACCCGCTGGTGACCTTCCGGTACGTCGTGGTCGGGAACGAGGTCCCCGCGGGCGAGACGGCGCACCTCGTGCCCGCCATGGAGAACGTCCATGCGGCGCTCGCGGCGGCTGGTCTGGGCCACGTGAAGGTGACGACGGCCATCTCGCAGGGCACCATCGCCGTGCACCTCCCGCCGTCGGCCGGCGAGTTCACGGAGGAGGCGCGGTCGTTCATGGGCTACGTGGTGTCCTTCCTGGAGCGGACCCGCGCGCCGCTCCTGGCCAACCTGTACCCGTACTTCGTCTACACGCTCGGGCTCGGGCACATGGACATGGGCTTCGCGCTGTTCACGTCGCCGGGGCCggtggtgcaggacggcgagTACGGGTACCAGAACCTGTTGGACGCGACGGTGGACGCGCTGTACACGGCGGTGGCGAGGCTCGGGGGCAGCAGGGTGCGGGTGGTGGTGTCGGAGACCGGGTggccgacggcgggcggcgcggcggcgtcggTGGAGAACGCGATGACGTACAACCAGAACCTGGTGAGGCACGTGCGGAAAGGCacgccgcggcggccgaggaGGGTGGAGGCCTACGTGTTCGCCATGTTCAACGAGAACCTCAAGGAAGCCGGCGTGGAGCAGAACTGGGGGCTCTTCTACCCCAACATGGAGAGGGTTTACCCAATCACCTTCGGCGCCTGA
- the LOC112893147 gene encoding glucan endo-1,3-beta-glucosidase GII-like produces the protein MARQQVASSMLALALIVGAFASIPTAVQSIGVCYGVLGNNLPSRSDVVQLYKSRGINGMRIYFPDRQALDALRGSGIGLILDTGNDVLAQLASSASSATSWVQSNVRPYYPAVNIKYIAVGNEVQGGAAQSILPAMRNINAALAAAGLSAIKVSTSVRFDVVANSFPPSSGVFAQGYMADIARYLAGTGAPLLANVYPYFAYRGNPRDISLGYATFRPGTTVRDSGNGLTYRNLFDAMVDAVVAALEKAGAGGVRVVVSESGWPSGGGFGASVDNARSYNQGLIDHVGRGTPKRPGALETFIFAMFNENQKGGDPTERNFGLFYPNKQPVYPIRF, from the exons ATGGCGAGGCAACAAGTTGCTTCTTCCATGCTTGCGCTTGCTCTCATCGTTGGGGCATTCGCCTCCATTCCTACAG CCGTGCAATCCATCGGCGTCTGCTACGGCGTCCTGGGCAACAACCTCCCGTCTCGGAGCGACGTGGTGCAGCTCTACAAGTCCAGGGGCATCAACGGCATGCGCATCTACTTCCCCGACAGGCAGGCCCTCGACGCCCTCCGCGGCTCCGGCATCGGCCTCATCCTCGACACCGGCAACGACGTCCTCGCCCAGCTGGCCTCCAGCGCCTCCAGCGCCACGTCGTGGGTCCAGAGCAACGTGCGGCCCTACTACCCGGCCGTCAACATCAAGTACATCGCCGTCGGCAACGAGGTCCAGGGCGGCGCCGCGCAGAGCATCCTCCCGGCGATGCGGAACATCAACGCCGCCCTGGCCGCGGCGGGGCTCAGCGCCATCAAGGTCTCCACGTCGGTGCGGTTCGACGTCGTCGCCAACTCCTTCCCGCCGTCCAGCGGCGTGTTCGCGCAGGGGTACATGGCCGACATCGCGCGGTACCTGGCGGGCACCGGCGCGCCGCTGCTGGCGAACGTGTACCCCTACTTCGCGTACCGGGGCAACCCGCGCGACATCAGCCTCGGCTACGCGACGTTCCGGCCGGGCACCACCGTGAGGGACAGCGGCAACGGGCTGACGTACAGGAACCTGTTCGACGCCATGGTGGACGCcgtggtggcggcgctggagaaggccggcgcggggggcgtgAGGGTCGTGGTCTCCGAGAGCGGGTGGCCGTCGGGCGGCGGGTTCGGGGCGAGCGTGGACAACGCGCGGAGCTACAACCAGGGGCTGATCGACCACGTCGGGCGCGGCACGCCCAAGAGGCCCGGGGCGCTGGAGACCTTCATCTTCGCCATGTTCAACGAGAACCAGAAGGGCGGGGACCCCACGGAGAGGAACTTCGGGCTCTTCTACCCCAACAAGCAGCCCGTGTACCCGATCCGGTTCTAA